A portion of the Pithys albifrons albifrons isolate INPA30051 chromosome 1, PitAlb_v1, whole genome shotgun sequence genome contains these proteins:
- the TAF1D gene encoding TATA box-binding protein-associated factor RNA polymerase I subunit D: MTDRDEPQTSGSDYPDAQELIDHRQESSKADGWHPNTQILRSRQKNAAPEESLGDLNRMCESSAASAEVLLISSDSETDVSVARDSECHPECSTAPSKQKRVCPSSRQQAELVAGVTDHESSSDSSLSPPSPVKSSDVSKQQKSKLNLKAIFDYHFRGKKFKAAAHRKYKLGSEKKSKKTKETEGTLKRTGRPPLTASAEEQKRRLLDRGVHFPFIENHYGKKHIPLKMVLDYEQAAAKGFFKYIEVLKYEEHLKKALKALQASEDLEKECVVLRKHKYLDDEGPISPIQETNDDEDTLSSDNQGQHDARVVENSSFILSSTIPSKKKSKSKTKRAKSTEVIEILDEEDCAGENSVPVQG, encoded by the exons ATGACTGATAGAGATGAGCCCCAGACTTCTGGCTCTGATTACCCTGATGCCCAAGAGCTGATAGACCATCGGCAGGAGTCATCCAAGGCGGATGGATGGCacccaaacacacaaattttGCGGTCAAGGCAGAAGAATGCTGCTCCTGAAGAGTCTTTAGGTGATCTTAACAGGATGTGTGAATCATCAGCTGCTTCAGCTGAGGTTTTACTGATCAGCAGTGATTCAGAAAC tgatGTCTCTGTTGCTCGTGACAGTGAGTGCCATCCTGAGTGCTCCACTGCACCTTCAAAGCAGAAAAGGGTGTGTCCATCTTCAAGGCAACAAGCTGAATTGGTTGCAGGAGTGACTGACCATGAAAGCTCGTCAGATTCTTCTCTGTCTCCCCCAAGTCCAGTGAAATCGTCGGACGTTTCCAAGCAGCAGAAGTCAAAACTCAATTTGAAAGCCATTTTTGACTATCACTTCAGGGGAAAGAAGTttaaagcagctgcacaccgAAAATACAAACTTGGCTCAGAGAAGAAGTCGAAGAAGACCAAAGAAACGGAGGGCACATTGAAGCGCACAGGGAGGCCACCCCTGACAGCCTCAGCTGAGGAGCAAAAGAGGAGGCTGCTAGACAGAGGTGTTCATTTCCCTTTTATCGAAAACCATTATGGGAAGAAACACATTCCTTTAAAGATGGTGCTTGACTATGAG CAAGCAGCTGCAAAGGGATTCTTCAAGTACATTGAAGTGCTTAAATATGAAGAGCATcttaaaaaagctttaaaagccCTCCAGGCTAGTGAAGACTTAGAAAAAGAATGTGTGGTGTTACGGAAACACAAATACTTGGATGATGAAGGCCCCATTTCTCCTATTCAGGAGACAAA tgaTGATGAGGACACCTTGAGTTCTGATAATCAAGGACAACATGATGCCAGAGTAGTG GAGAACAGCTCTTTCATTCTAAGCAGCACAATCCCCAGTAAGAAAAAATCAAAGTCAAAAACAAAACGTGCAAAATCAACTGAAGTGATTGAAATACTGGATGAAGAAGACTGTGCTGGGGAGAACTCTGTGCCTGTACAAGGTTGA
- the C1H11orf54 gene encoding ester hydrolase C11orf54 homolog, translated as MAKVERFAFHVPSLEELAGVLQKGLKENFADAQVSVVDCPDLTQEPFKFPAKGICGKPRIADVGGVPYLIPLVKKEKVYDLNTVAKDIELPGAFILGAGAVSSKILGVNAELIPIVQTKSEKKPAVNGSYFAQINPADKGCLLEKYSSKYTDCEFGLLANLYASEGKPGKVIEVKANGRTGELNFVSCLRQTLEKHYGEKPVGMGGTFIIQKGKAKIHIMPPEFSTCPLDTDEDVNNWLKFFEMKAPLICQPVIVSRDPGFDLRVEHTHCFSHHGEGGHYHQDTSPDSVQYLGYFQPAELLFRIDRPQETHLVGRD; from the exons ATGGCCAAAGTCGAAAGGTTTGCTTTTCACGTTCCAAGCCTGGAGGAGCTTGCTGGGG TTTTGCAGAAAGGGCTTAAAGAGAACTTTGCTGATGCTCAAGTCTCTGTTGTAGACTGTCCTGATTTGACTCAGGAGCCCTTCAAATTTCCTGCTAAAG GAATCTGCGGAAAGCCTAGGATAGCAGATGTGGGAGGTGTTCCTTATCTCATACCTcttgtaaagaaagaaaaa gTTTATGATCTAAATACAGTTGCAAAAGACATAGAGCTGCCCGGAGCTTTCATTcttggagctggagctgtttcATCTAAGATTCTTGGAGTAAATGCTGAG CTTATCCCTATTGTTCAAACTAAGAGTGAAAAAAAGCCTGCTGTAAATGGGAGCTACTTTGCTCAGATAAATCCTGCAGATAAAGGGTGCCTGCTTGAGAAGTACAGCAGCAAATATACTGACTGTGAGTTTGGACTGTTGGCCAACCTCTATGCCAGTGAGGGCAAACCTGGTAAG GTCATTGAAGTGAAAGCCAATGGAAGAACTGGGGAACTTAATTTTGTGTCCTGTCTGAGACAAACTTTAGAGAAACACTATGGAGAAAAGCCAGTTGGGATGGGTGGTACATTTATTATTCAGAAGGGGAAAGCAAAGATTCACATTATG CCTCCAGAATTTTCTACCTGCCCCCTGGATACTGATGAGGATGTGAATAACTGGCTAAAATTCTTTGAAATGAAGGCTCCATTGATTTGTCAGCCAGTAATAGTTTCCAGAGATCCG GGCTTTGATCTGCGAGTGGAGCACACTCACTGCTTCAGCCACCACGGCGAGGGCGGGCACTACCACCAGGACACTAGCCCGGACAGTGTGCAGTACCTGGGCTACTTCCAGCCCGCAGAGCTGCTCTTCCGTATCGACAGGCCCCAGGAGACGCACCTGGTTGGGCGGGACtga